A stretch of the Medicago truncatula cultivar Jemalong A17 chromosome 5, MtrunA17r5.0-ANR, whole genome shotgun sequence genome encodes the following:
- the LOC11410103 gene encoding metalloendoproteinase 1, with the protein MMKLYQFEFLLFLLLIIVNTTLSISFSTLSQFTKPLEKFDKVINSEGSDIAWDKFVMDPLKDKVMESEAKKMVENIKPSPPSQLLKYKGLDQIKQYLQNFGYLEQSGPFNNTLDQETVLALKTYQRYFNIYAGQDSLRKILQHIALPRCGVPDMNFTYDSTNDISYPKGNQWFPKGTKNLTYGFAPKNEIPLNVTNVFRKALTRWSQTTRVLNFTETTSYDDADIKIVFNNMTYDDGIYDVVVAVTLIKLDSANMNTGLISLDITKHWVFPTEDGELDLETAAMHQIGHLLGLEHSSDSKSIMYPTILPSQQKKVQITDSDNLAIQKLYSSSTKANANSDDSSGCFKLSGSSSSLFISLSIVFAFVALLN; encoded by the coding sequence atgatgaaattatatcaatttgaatttcTCTTATTCCTCCTCCTTATCATTGTCAATACAACCCTTTCCATTTCTTTCTCTACACTCTCTCAATTTACGAAACCATTGGAGAAGTTTGACAAGGTGATTAATAGTGAAGGTTCTGACATAGCATGGGATAAGTTTGTAATGGACCCGCTCAAGGACAAAGTCATGGAATCTGAAGCGAAGAAGATGGTGGAAAATATCAAACCGTCCCCTCCATCACAATTACTAAAATACAAAGGTCTAGATCAGATCAAACAATATTTGCAAAATTTCGGCTACCTCGAACAATCTGGGCCGTTCAATAACACTCTAGACCAAGAAACAGTCTTAGCCCTTAAGACCTACCAACGATATTTCAATATCTATGCAGGCCAAGATAGCTTACGCAAAATTTTACAACATATAGCATTACCACGATGTGGTGTTCCTGATATGAATTTCACGTACGACTCCACCAATGATATATCGTATCCGAAAGGAAACCAATGGTTTCCTAAGGGAACGAAAAATCTTACCTATGGTTTTGCTCCCAAAAATGAAATCCCACTCAATGTGACCAACGTGTTTAGAAAAGCCTTGACACGATGGTCGCAGACCACTAGGGTCTTAAATTTCACAGAGACGACATCATACGATGATGCTGACATTAAGATTGTGTTCAACAATATGACTTACGATGATGGAATCTATGATGTTGTCGTGGCTGTCACTCTTATCAAACTTGATTCAGCGAATATGAACACGGGTTTGATAAGTCTGGACATTACAAAGCACTGGGTGTTTCCAACTGAGGACGGAGAATTGGATTTGGAGACCGCCGCGATGCATCAGATAGGTCATCTGTTAGGACTTGAACATTCTTCTGATAGCAAGTCTATTATGTATCCAACTATATTGCCATCACAGCAAAAGAAGGTGCAGATAACAGATTCAGATAACTTAGCAATCCAAAAACTCTATTCCAGCTCTACAAAAGCCAATGCAAACTCGGATGATAGTAGTGGGTGCTTTAAACTTTCTGGGTCTAGTTCTAGCCTCTTTATCTCTTTGTCCATTGTATTTGCTTTTGTGGCTCTGTTGAACTAG